The following are encoded together in the Thermococcus sibiricus MM 739 genome:
- a CDS encoding NADH-quinone oxidoreductase subunit NuoF, giving the protein MSEIKAIAVGMNSCGIAAGARETYEAVKEELEKRNLDIKLKIVGCVGMCYREPLLDIITDNEIITYGHVTPDRVPRIIEEHVINGKPIEDWVVKKDWWENGQRKTWDFDGYFVKQKKIVLENSGYIDPENIEEYIAAGGYEALKKAFKMKPEEIIDFITKSGLRGRGGAGFPTGLKWKFTRDAPGDEKYIVCNADEGDPGAFMDRNVLEGDPHRVIEGMIIGAYAIGATKGFIYVRAEYPLAIKRLRIALKQAREKGFLGENILGSGFSFEIVIKEGAGAFVCGEETALIASIEGKRGMPRPRPPYPAQKGLWGRPTNINNVETWANVPWIIKHGWEAYAALGTEKSKGTKVFALSGKIKHGGNVEVPMGITLREILYEIGGGTKTGKKIKAVQLGGPSGGCIPDYLFNTPVDYESVTATGAIMGSGGMVVMDEDTCMVDVAKFFLDFTVKESCGKCTFCRLGTKRMWELLDKITKGEGALEDIEKLEKLAPLVKTGSLCGLGQTAPNPVLTTLKYFKDEYLAHIEGRCPAKVCKPLIKYVIITEKCTGCTACAIMCPVKAISGERGKPHLINQEACIKCGTCYEVCRFNAIEITDAKKEGE; this is encoded by the coding sequence ATGTCTGAAATTAAGGCTATCGCTGTGGGAATGAACTCCTGTGGAATTGCAGCTGGAGCTAGAGAAACGTATGAAGCTGTGAAAGAAGAACTGGAGAAGAGAAACCTCGACATCAAGCTCAAAATAGTGGGCTGCGTAGGGATGTGTTACAGAGAACCTCTTCTTGACATTATTACCGATAACGAGATCATTACCTATGGTCACGTTACACCCGATAGAGTGCCGCGAATAATAGAAGAGCACGTTATAAACGGAAAACCCATAGAAGATTGGGTTGTCAAAAAGGACTGGTGGGAAAACGGACAAAGAAAAACCTGGGATTTTGATGGATATTTTGTAAAGCAGAAAAAAATAGTGTTAGAGAATTCAGGATACATAGATCCGGAGAACATAGAAGAATACATAGCAGCTGGAGGTTATGAGGCTCTCAAAAAGGCTTTCAAAATGAAACCTGAGGAGATAATAGATTTCATAACAAAATCCGGACTCAGGGGAAGAGGAGGGGCCGGATTTCCAACGGGCCTTAAATGGAAGTTCACCAGAGATGCTCCAGGAGATGAAAAATACATAGTTTGCAATGCCGATGAAGGGGACCCGGGTGCTTTCATGGACAGAAACGTGTTGGAAGGAGATCCGCATAGGGTTATAGAAGGGATGATTATTGGCGCTTATGCTATTGGAGCTACAAAAGGGTTTATCTATGTGAGAGCGGAGTATCCACTTGCCATAAAGAGACTCAGAATAGCATTAAAGCAGGCAAGAGAAAAAGGGTTTTTGGGAGAGAACATATTAGGAAGCGGTTTTTCCTTCGAAATTGTAATAAAAGAGGGTGCGGGTGCTTTTGTTTGTGGAGAGGAGACTGCACTGATAGCATCTATTGAAGGAAAGAGGGGAATGCCAAGACCAAGACCACCTTATCCTGCTCAGAAGGGGCTTTGGGGAAGACCAACCAATATAAACAACGTTGAAACTTGGGCAAATGTGCCATGGATAATAAAACATGGCTGGGAGGCATATGCTGCTCTTGGGACAGAAAAGAGCAAAGGCACGAAAGTTTTTGCTCTCTCTGGAAAGATCAAACACGGTGGAAACGTAGAGGTTCCGATGGGTATCACGTTGAGGGAGATACTTTATGAGATTGGAGGGGGAACTAAAACGGGTAAGAAAATAAAGGCAGTTCAGCTTGGAGGCCCGTCAGGAGGATGTATTCCTGATTATCTGTTTAATACTCCCGTTGATTACGAGAGTGTCACTGCAACAGGTGCAATAATGGGAAGTGGCGGAATGGTGGTTATGGACGAAGACACGTGCATGGTTGATGTTGCAAAATTCTTCTTAGACTTCACTGTGAAGGAGTCTTGTGGAAAGTGTACTTTCTGTCGTTTAGGAACTAAGAGGATGTGGGAACTCCTTGATAAAATTACAAAAGGCGAGGGGGCTTTGGAAGATATTGAGAAACTTGAAAAGCTTGCACCATTAGTTAAAACTGGCTCTCTCTGTGGACTAGGGCAAACGGCACCAAATCCAGTTCTTACAACTTTAAAATACTTTAAAGATGAGTATTTAGCACACATAGAAGGAAGATGTCCAGCTAAAGTCTGTAAACCTCTCATAAAATACGTTATAATTACCGAAAAGTGCACAGGTTGTACTGCATGTGCAATAATGTGCCCAGTGAAGGCCATCAGTGGAGAAAGAGGGAAGCCACACTTAATAAATCAAGAGGCATGCATAAAGTGCGGAACCTGCTATGAGGTGTGTCGCTTTAATGCAATAGAAATAACCGATGCCAAGAAGGAGGGTGAGTGA
- the nuoE gene encoding NADH-quinone oxidoreductase subunit NuoE, with amino-acid sequence MNIQLEYIYHYEPNPSSLIPLLQKTQETFGYLPKEALEEISRYLKVPLSRVYGVATFYAQFRFEPLGKYVIKICHGTACHVNGAVNISQAIREEVGIEEGQTTVDGLITLERVACLGCCSLAPVIMINEKVYGKLTPDKVRKIIRNLKEGKLNV; translated from the coding sequence ATGAATATTCAATTGGAGTATATCTACCATTACGAACCGAATCCCAGTTCTCTAATTCCATTGTTGCAAAAAACCCAAGAAACATTTGGGTATCTCCCAAAGGAGGCCCTTGAGGAGATTTCCAGATATTTAAAGGTGCCACTAAGCAGGGTTTATGGAGTAGCAACTTTCTACGCTCAATTCCGCTTTGAACCGCTTGGTAAGTACGTGATAAAGATATGTCACGGCACAGCCTGCCACGTCAATGGTGCAGTGAATATTTCCCAAGCTATACGAGAAGAAGTAGGGATTGAAGAAGGTCAAACAACCGTTGATGGTCTAATAACATTAGAGAGAGTCGCCTGCTTGGGATGCTGTAGCTTAGCTCCGGTCATAATGATAAACGAGAAGGTTTACGGAAAATTAACGCCTGATAAGGTTAGAAAAATCATTAGAAATCTCAAAGAGGGGAAGCTAAATGTCTGA
- the shyB gene encoding NAD(P)-dependent hydrogenase/sulfhydrogenase 2 subunit beta → MRYVKLSQENFEEFFNSLKRWGKLYAPVKKGNIYSFQHVENSSEIAFDYTRTMLPLKKFFVKPRDEMLKLKGGKWEESNGAEPIILFGVHSCDIHGLEILDKVYLAEPVDPYYKRRRENSIIIGISCMPDEYCFCKSLGTDFAMHGFDLFLHELPDGWLVRVGSVKGHEIAWENEELFENVTEEDFHHFREFEEKRANSVKRSLNKEGLADILDLAFDSPVWKKYERICLGCGNCNMVCPTCRCYEVCDLWVNAYEAVRVRRYDSCFMETHGLVAGGHNFRATRLDRFRHRYYCKNYFDPESGFNCVGCGRCDEFCPAKIEHVKVLDEVREGLQ, encoded by the coding sequence TTGCGATATGTAAAGCTATCTCAGGAAAATTTTGAGGAGTTCTTCAACTCCCTAAAAAGATGGGGCAAGTTATATGCTCCGGTGAAAAAAGGAAACATCTACTCCTTTCAGCACGTCGAGAACTCTTCGGAGATAGCCTTTGATTACACCAGAACGATGCTCCCTCTAAAGAAGTTCTTTGTGAAGCCGAGAGATGAGATGCTAAAACTTAAAGGCGGTAAATGGGAAGAAAGTAATGGAGCTGAGCCTATAATTCTCTTTGGAGTGCATTCTTGTGATATACATGGATTAGAGATACTTGACAAAGTTTATCTTGCGGAGCCGGTTGATCCATACTACAAAAGGAGAAGGGAGAACTCAATAATAATTGGCATAAGCTGTATGCCAGATGAATATTGCTTCTGCAAAAGCCTAGGAACGGATTTTGCTATGCATGGCTTTGACCTGTTTTTACATGAACTCCCGGATGGCTGGCTTGTCAGAGTCGGGAGTGTAAAGGGACATGAAATAGCTTGGGAAAATGAGGAGCTTTTTGAGAACGTAACCGAAGAAGACTTCCATCACTTTAGAGAATTTGAAGAGAAGAGAGCTAACTCCGTTAAGCGATCTTTAAATAAAGAGGGCCTAGCCGATATTCTCGATTTAGCATTTGACAGTCCAGTATGGAAGAAATACGAGAGAATTTGCCTCGGATGTGGCAACTGCAATATGGTTTGCCCAACATGCAGGTGTTACGAAGTGTGTGACCTCTGGGTAAATGCCTATGAAGCAGTAAGGGTCAGACGTTATGATTCCTGTTTTATGGAGACACATGGACTAGTGGCTGGAGGACATAACTTTAGAGCCACGCGCTTAGATAGATTCAGGCACCGCTACTACTGCAAGAACTATTTTGACCCTGAGTCCGGATTCAACTGTGTTGGATGTGGACGGTGTGATGAATTCTGCCCAGCAAAGATAGAACACGTTAAAGTTCTTGATGAAGTAAGGGAGGGATTACAATGA
- the shyC gene encoding NAD(P)-dependent hydrogenase/sulfhydrogenase 2 subunit gamma, which produces MTFQTHDARILEVKELTPREKLFTLRFVDPEINRNFKYKPGQFVIVDIRGFGEFPISLCSTPTREGYFQLCVRRVGRMTKYMQELKEGDIVGIRGPYGNGFPMEKMEGSTLILVAGGLGMAPLRSVLWYALDTGKYENIYLFYGTKAYEDILFREEVIHLLKHGEDMKCHVKLAYEVESPSCIYLEKGYSPRVCKGVVTDLFRGENFDVENTYALICGPPVMYKFVIKELLDRKLSPGRIYMTLERRMRCGVGKCGHCIVGTSTSIKYVCKDGPVFTYWDALSTRGLI; this is translated from the coding sequence ATGACCTTCCAAACACATGATGCAAGGATTTTAGAGGTAAAAGAACTAACTCCAAGAGAAAAACTCTTCACTCTTCGCTTCGTTGATCCTGAAATCAACAGAAACTTCAAATACAAACCTGGACAGTTTGTCATTGTCGATATTCGTGGCTTTGGAGAATTCCCAATTAGCCTATGCTCCACTCCCACCAGAGAAGGCTATTTCCAGCTCTGTGTTAGAAGGGTCGGCAGAATGACAAAATATATGCAAGAGCTCAAAGAAGGCGATATAGTTGGCATTAGAGGCCCTTATGGCAACGGCTTTCCAATGGAGAAGATGGAAGGCTCAACTTTGATTCTGGTTGCAGGCGGATTGGGAATGGCTCCTCTGAGATCTGTCCTCTGGTATGCCTTAGATACGGGGAAATATGAGAATATATACCTCTTCTACGGCACAAAGGCCTACGAGGATATCCTCTTCAGAGAAGAGGTGATCCACCTCCTTAAGCACGGTGAAGACATGAAATGTCACGTGAAACTTGCCTATGAGGTGGAAAGTCCTTCATGTATATATCTAGAGAAGGGCTACTCACCAAGAGTTTGTAAGGGAGTTGTCACGGATCTCTTTAGAGGAGAAAACTTTGATGTAGAAAATACATATGCTTTGATATGTGGTCCTCCAGTGATGTATAAGTTTGTCATCAAGGAGCTCTTAGACAGAAAGTTATCTCCAGGGAGAATTTACATGACTCTTGAAAGGAGAATGCGTTGTGGAGTCGGCAAATGCGGGCACTGCATCGTTGGAACGAGCACCTCAATTAAGTACGTGTGCAAAGATGGTCCTGTCTTCACTTATTGGGATGCACTTTCAACTAGGGGGCTGATATGA
- the shyD gene encoding NAD(P)-dependent hydrogenase/sulfhydrogenase 2 subunit delta, with product MMLKLGVFELTDCGGCALNILFLYEKLFDLLEFYEIKEFHMASSFKEHDTLDIAIVTGSVSTQRDLDLLHYARNHSNYLIALGTCATHGDVQASVEGKIRDKLEKVYGTKANPMKALDSTPIVQHVAVDYAMPGCPYDKDEIYQVLMNLAKGIEPPTKDYPLCVECKLNEYECVLVKRGIPCLGPITLGGCNAICVKSQLGCIGCRGPIPKEANPASEFEILKELGYDEEYLRRKFKTFARGELRW from the coding sequence ATGATGCTTAAGCTTGGTGTTTTTGAGCTGACCGATTGTGGGGGCTGTGCACTTAATATCCTCTTCCTCTATGAAAAACTCTTTGACTTGCTTGAGTTCTATGAAATAAAAGAGTTCCACATGGCATCGAGCTTTAAAGAACACGACACCTTAGATATTGCGATAGTAACAGGAAGTGTCTCAACTCAGAGGGATCTTGACTTGCTCCACTATGCGAGGAACCATTCTAACTACCTCATTGCATTGGGAACATGTGCTACTCATGGGGATGTTCAAGCAAGTGTCGAGGGGAAAATTAGAGATAAGCTTGAAAAAGTCTACGGCACGAAAGCAAACCCCATGAAAGCTTTGGATTCAACTCCAATAGTTCAACATGTTGCCGTTGACTATGCTATGCCGGGTTGCCCTTATGATAAGGATGAGATTTATCAGGTTCTCATGAATCTGGCCAAAGGGATTGAACCACCAACAAAGGACTATCCATTATGTGTAGAGTGCAAACTCAATGAATACGAGTGTGTTCTTGTCAAGAGGGGCATTCCCTGTTTAGGTCCGATAACACTCGGGGGATGCAATGCCATATGCGTAAAATCCCAGCTTGGGTGTATTGGATGCAGAGGGCCCATACCAAAGGAAGCCAACCCTGCGAGTGAGTTCGAAATTCTCAAGGAGCTTGGCTACGATGAAGAGTACCTCCGGAGGAAGTTCAAAACTTTTGCACGGGGTGAGCTAAGATGGTGA
- the shyA gene encoding NAD(P)-dependent hydrogenase/sulfhydrogenase 2 subunit alpha yields the protein MNIEIEAFTRVEGNGGAEILIENGEVKDVKVKIFEGPRFFELLTLGRHYWDVPDLEARICAICYLSHSVASVLGIERALGVNVPEEITLLRELGLLGELIESHALHLYLLVAPDLFGYADAIRMASKHGEVVKEGITIKAFGNYIRELLGGREIHGINIKPGGFGRYPTIEELEQIESQCEALLRPARRVVNIFAEQEPLGATVQHYIATNEYLYGDKLIAEDGEKFDYLEHIEEKTLPYSFAKQSRYKGNIFMVGALPRVMLKHDMLTPMAKHFYEEHKEKLASGYVSFNNLAQAIELLYALEKAKEVAKTLLDKGIEGENVPIEPQEGEGIGYVEAPRGVLVHHYRIDEKGNIAYSNIITPTAFNHGIMELSLYEEARKRYGSSDETTFLQKLEETVRAFDPCISCSVHIVRL from the coding sequence GTGAACATTGAGATCGAGGCCTTTACAAGGGTTGAAGGAAATGGTGGAGCAGAAATCCTCATTGAAAACGGAGAAGTGAAGGATGTTAAGGTGAAAATATTCGAAGGTCCCAGATTCTTTGAGCTTCTAACACTTGGCAGGCACTACTGGGATGTGCCTGACTTAGAGGCGAGAATATGTGCTATATGCTACCTATCCCATAGTGTCGCCTCGGTTCTTGGAATAGAGCGGGCCTTAGGCGTTAATGTTCCAGAAGAGATAACACTACTAAGAGAGCTTGGTCTTCTTGGAGAGCTAATCGAGAGTCATGCACTACACCTTTATCTCCTCGTTGCCCCAGACCTCTTCGGCTATGCAGATGCTATAAGAATGGCCAGCAAGCATGGAGAAGTCGTCAAAGAAGGAATCACTATCAAAGCATTTGGTAATTATATCCGTGAACTTCTCGGTGGTAGGGAGATCCACGGCATAAATATCAAACCTGGTGGATTTGGACGATACCCAACAATTGAAGAACTGGAACAGATAGAAAGCCAGTGTGAAGCACTTCTGAGACCTGCAAGAAGAGTCGTGAATATATTTGCAGAACAAGAACCATTGGGAGCTACGGTACAGCACTACATTGCCACCAACGAATATTTATACGGAGATAAACTGATTGCAGAGGACGGGGAGAAGTTTGATTATCTTGAGCATATCGAAGAGAAAACACTCCCCTACAGCTTTGCAAAACAAAGCCGATACAAGGGGAATATATTTATGGTCGGGGCCCTTCCCAGAGTAATGCTAAAGCATGACATGCTCACTCCAATGGCAAAGCACTTTTATGAAGAACACAAAGAGAAACTTGCAAGCGGTTATGTAAGCTTTAACAATCTGGCCCAAGCTATAGAACTTTTATATGCTCTCGAAAAAGCAAAAGAAGTTGCAAAAACACTATTAGACAAGGGCATTGAAGGAGAAAATGTCCCAATTGAACCCCAAGAGGGGGAGGGGATAGGATATGTAGAAGCTCCGAGAGGAGTGCTAGTGCACCACTACAGAATAGACGAAAAGGGGAATATAGCGTATTCCAATATAATAACGCCTACAGCCTTCAATCACGGCATTATGGAGCTCAGCCTTTACGAAGAGGCTAGGAAAAGATATGGAAGCTCAGATGAAACGACATTTCTACAGAAGCTGGAGGAGACCGTGAGGGCATTTGACCCGTGCATCTCCTGTTCTGTGCACATTGTTAGGCTTTGA
- a CDS encoding DUF257 family protein — translation MESLEDVFKLVDKIKFGETVLVEYYHSFIPEITTLGLLYYGRTRGLPVIIDDNFDFLYIIQKHLEFVGIDEDFGDALVVKTGGKRDVGNVVAKLKFSGEPIIYMRNYEESSKATFSKVEKSINIVLGLERLFSFVSSISEFYTFVIAIQSFLGNEKRKSFYLVNKEIASSIPFNPLPELERIASTVIEGVPTPTSGVFTFKKTTSLNLLGKKIEIPIGVIRWK, via the coding sequence GTGGAATCTCTTGAGGATGTCTTTAAACTCGTTGATAAAATAAAGTTTGGAGAAACTGTTCTTGTTGAGTATTATCACTCATTTATCCCCGAGATTACAACTCTTGGACTTTTATATTATGGAAGAACAAGGGGATTGCCCGTTATAATCGATGATAACTTCGATTTTCTCTACATTATCCAGAAGCACCTTGAATTTGTCGGAATTGATGAAGACTTTGGAGACGCTCTTGTCGTTAAAACTGGTGGAAAAAGGGACGTTGGAAACGTTGTTGCGAAATTGAAGTTTTCTGGTGAACCAATTATATACATGAGAAACTACGAAGAATCTTCAAAAGCAACTTTTTCAAAGGTTGAAAAGTCCATAAACATTGTACTCGGTCTTGAAAGACTATTTTCATTTGTTTCATCAATATCGGAATTCTACACCTTTGTTATTGCAATTCAATCTTTTCTTGGAAATGAAAAAAGGAAATCCTTCTATTTGGTCAATAAGGAGATTGCATCTTCAATTCCCTTTAATCCCCTTCCAGAGCTTGAAAGAATTGCAAGCACTGTAATTGAAGGTGTTCCAACCCCTACAAGCGGTGTTTTTACTTTCAAAAAAACCACAAGTTTGAATTTGCTTGGAAAGAAAATTGAAATCCCTATTGGGGTGATAAGATGGAAATGA
- a CDS encoding DUF257 family protein, which translates to MEMRKEMLFDVMDKTPFGDLVLIEDETSYGSVLVAYALLRYARERGMKIMIDDILDSLFLVKKHLEFFGIREDFSNAIVIKTGGKMDVGNVIRKIPLEPELVIYLSRYESLINEIFSIGEYINIILNPERLFAFVEKPTELYMVINFIQGFLGNKSRKAFYIIDKNIASTLKFNPIPELEGIATTVAYIRGENGKGKVTFGKTPFIELLDREFEISLEKVLQW; encoded by the coding sequence ATGGAAATGAGAAAGGAAATGCTTTTTGATGTGATGGATAAAACTCCCTTTGGCGATTTGGTCCTCATTGAGGACGAGACCTCTTACGGCTCGGTTTTGGTAGCATACGCTCTTTTGAGATACGCCCGTGAAAGGGGAATGAAAATAATGATTGACGACATTTTAGACTCTCTTTTTCTGGTAAAAAAGCATCTTGAATTCTTTGGTATTCGGGAGGATTTTTCCAATGCTATTGTTATCAAAACTGGAGGAAAGATGGATGTTGGGAATGTGATTAGAAAAATCCCCTTGGAACCAGAGTTGGTGATATATTTAAGCAGGTATGAGAGCTTGATAAACGAAATCTTTTCTATAGGCGAGTATATTAACATAATTCTCAACCCTGAGAGGCTTTTTGCTTTTGTGGAGAAACCAACCGAGTTATATATGGTAATAAACTTCATTCAAGGATTCTTAGGGAACAAGAGCAGAAAGGCATTCTACATAATAGACAAAAACATTGCTTCAACTCTCAAGTTTAATCCAATCCCCGAGTTAGAAGGAATAGCAACAACGGTGGCATATATCAGAGGAGAAAATGGGAAAGGAAAGGTCACTTTCGGGAAAACCCCCTTTATAGAGCTCTTAGACAGGGAGTTTGAAATCTCCCTTGAAAAGGTGCTCCAGTGGTGA